From a region of the Nonlabens sp. Hel1_33_55 genome:
- a CDS encoding ABC transporter ATP-binding protein: MIEINDLRKSFNGETILDGINAQFEKGKTNMIIGSSGSGKSVFLKNMLGLFKPDSGEIIYEDERLSEMDEDRQKELRENMGMLFQHSALFDSMTVEENVMFPLRMFTKMRRKERQDRANDILERVNLVNLNKKMPSEISGGQQKRVALARAVVNKPRFLFCDEPNSGLDPKTATIIDNLIQELTHEADITTVIISHDMNSVLEIGETIIFLKDGRIAWTGSNKEIFKTDNEAVTDFVYSSELFRKVRIAQNKGL; the protein is encoded by the coding sequence ATGATAGAGATTAACGACTTGCGTAAAAGTTTTAATGGTGAGACCATCCTAGATGGTATCAATGCCCAGTTTGAAAAAGGTAAGACCAATATGATTATAGGATCCAGTGGATCTGGTAAATCAGTCTTTCTGAAAAATATGTTGGGATTGTTCAAACCAGATTCTGGCGAGATTATCTATGAAGATGAGCGCTTGAGCGAAATGGATGAAGATCGTCAAAAGGAATTGAGGGAAAATATGGGAATGCTATTTCAGCACAGTGCCCTATTTGATTCCATGACTGTCGAAGAAAATGTAATGTTCCCTTTAAGAATGTTCACGAAAATGCGTCGCAAAGAAAGACAAGATCGAGCTAACGATATTCTTGAACGAGTAAACCTTGTCAATCTAAATAAAAAGATGCCAAGTGAGATTTCTGGTGGGCAACAAAAAAGAGTAGCACTAGCACGTGCGGTCGTTAATAAACCTAGATTTCTGTTTTGTGATGAGCCTAACTCTGGATTAGATCCTAAAACAGCTACTATAATTGACAACCTTATTCAGGAATTGACTCACGAGGCAGATATAACTACTGTTATTATATCGCACGATATGAATTCTGTTCTTGAAATAGGTGAAACCATCATCTTCCTCAAAGATGGAAGAATCGCCTGGACTGGATCAAACAAGGAGATTTTCAAAACCGATAATGAAGCTGTTACCGACTTTGTATATAGCTCAGAGCTCTTCCGCAAGGTGAGAATTGCTCAGAATAAAGGTCTTTAG
- the yidC gene encoding membrane protein insertase YidC, with product MEEKKTDWKTLLGMTLIFGILMWTFLYNQEETQPIEETGTEQAINVEDDAPIATAVDTTAVVTDSTQQAAQVGKQVTLSNDLLELKFNTKGAIIETALLKKFKTFDSLPVYLAKENDHSFDLILKAKDGREIHTKDLVFNATESTNGSNKVLALTAPVGSGSIEYRFEMEPNNYMLDFNIRTQGIAGLVNTSENPVIDWTMKAYRRSKSMTNENRYTEIKFEYDGGSDDYTGQGDTADEEAESITYVAYKQHFFSSILLTDTPFVSGLMESTNIEEINEEQDEFTKEFESKLLLEYSGGELAYNMDWYFGPTDFDILDGYDRNLDEVVDLGWGIFGWINEFAIRPLFTFLTVKLGIAFGIAIILLTICVRLVLSPVLYKSYLTQAKMKVLRPELNRIAEKYKDNAMKKQQETMKVQSEAGASPLSGCLPALLQMPVFFALFKFFPTAFDLRQKSFLWADDLSSYDTIYKFPEGFEIPFYGDHVSLFPILASISIFFYMQMTTGQSMQTTQPGMPNMKFIMYLSPLFMLVFFNNYASGLSLYYFVSNLITIGIMLVIKNFIIDKDRVLAKIEKAKAKPKKKKGRFASKMAEIMEQAQAQQEAQKKK from the coding sequence ATGGAAGAGAAAAAAACGGATTGGAAAACGTTATTGGGAATGACCTTGATTTTTGGTATTCTCATGTGGACGTTTCTTTATAATCAGGAAGAAACACAACCTATTGAGGAAACAGGTACAGAGCAGGCAATCAACGTAGAAGATGATGCACCTATAGCTACAGCGGTGGATACAACGGCCGTTGTTACAGACTCGACCCAACAAGCTGCTCAAGTAGGTAAACAGGTGACGTTGTCCAATGATTTATTGGAACTTAAATTCAATACTAAAGGTGCCATCATCGAGACTGCGCTTCTCAAGAAGTTCAAGACATTTGATTCCTTGCCGGTGTATCTAGCTAAGGAAAATGATCACTCATTTGATCTGATTTTAAAAGCTAAAGATGGTCGTGAAATCCACACTAAGGACCTAGTCTTCAACGCTACGGAATCCACAAATGGTAGTAACAAGGTTTTGGCATTGACAGCTCCTGTTGGTTCAGGATCGATCGAGTATAGGTTTGAAATGGAACCCAACAATTACATGTTGGATTTCAACATTAGAACTCAAGGAATTGCTGGGTTAGTAAATACTTCAGAAAATCCAGTAATTGATTGGACGATGAAAGCTTACCGTCGCTCAAAAAGTATGACCAATGAGAACCGTTATACAGAGATCAAATTTGAATACGATGGCGGCAGTGATGATTACACAGGTCAAGGAGATACAGCAGATGAAGAAGCCGAAAGCATCACTTACGTGGCGTATAAACAGCATTTTTTCTCTTCCATTCTATTAACAGATACACCATTCGTGAGTGGATTAATGGAATCCACCAACATTGAAGAAATCAATGAAGAGCAGGATGAGTTTACCAAGGAGTTTGAGTCAAAGCTATTATTAGAGTATAGTGGTGGCGAGTTGGCGTATAATATGGATTGGTATTTCGGTCCAACAGATTTTGATATTCTTGATGGTTATGATCGCAACCTTGATGAAGTAGTAGATTTAGGTTGGGGAATTTTTGGATGGATTAATGAATTCGCAATCAGACCGTTGTTTACCTTCTTGACAGTTAAATTGGGAATTGCATTTGGTATTGCTATTATTCTCCTCACTATTTGTGTAAGATTGGTATTATCTCCAGTGCTTTATAAAAGTTACTTGACACAAGCTAAAATGAAAGTCCTGCGTCCAGAACTAAACCGCATTGCGGAAAAGTACAAGGACAACGCAATGAAAAAGCAGCAGGAAACCATGAAGGTTCAAAGCGAGGCAGGTGCGAGTCCTTTATCGGGTTGTTTGCCGGCGCTGTTGCAAATGCCTGTTTTCTTTGCTCTGTTTAAGTTTTTCCCAACGGCTTTTGACTTAAGACAAAAGAGTTTCTTATGGGCAGATGACCTATCTAGTTACGATACTATCTATAAATTCCCAGAAGGATTTGAAATTCCATTTTATGGGGATCACGTGAGTCTATTCCCAATTCTGGCATCTATTTCCATATTCTTCTATATGCAGATGACGACGGGTCAAAGCATGCAAACCACGCAACCTGGAATGCCTAACATGAAATTTATCATGTATTTGTCTCCGCTATTTATGTTGGTTTTCTTCAACAATTATGCGAGTGGTTTATCGCTTTATTACTTTGTTTCCAATTTGATTACCATTGGGATTATGTTAGTGATCAAGAACTTTATCATCGACAAAGATCGAGTTCTTGCCAAAATCGAAAAGGCTAAAGCAAAACCTAAGAAGAAAAAAGGACGCTTTGCCTCTAAGATGGCCGAAATTATGGAGCAGGCACAGGCACAACAAGAAGCCCAAAAGAAGAAATAA
- the pafA gene encoding alkaline phosphatase PafA: MKLLKFSCLLIALLTGTISLSQKRTNNNQPAKSETINQSTYDPANRPNLVVGIVVDQMRYDYLTRFYDRYSNDGFKRLMKDGFNATNNHYNYVPTYTAPGHASIYTGTTPENHGIIGNNWYDKFIDKTIYNADDADANPIGTTSDEGKMSPRKLLSSTVTDELELFTQGRAKVIGISIKDRGAILPAGHAADAAYWFRGGDEGIFITSDFYMNSLPKWVTDFNSSKPAEKYLKPWETLYPVDSYFASGPDLNDFERAPRGKDTATFPYDLKQLAASNGDYNLIKSTPYGNTIVADFAIAALENEQMGRDVITDFLAVSFSSTDYVGHQYGVNSVEIEDTYLRLDKDIARLLEALDKNVGNDNYTVFLTADHGAVNVPAYLQQNKFSAGYFDERTFVKQMDTLSSEKFQVQGLIKNVSNDQIFFDQSVLESAGIDATDLQNYLATQIRNYPGVNKVFTRDAMVHGSFTNGMAALIQKGFHHQRSGDVIFVLDPGTIVYPNTGSTHGSAQSYDTHVPLLFYGKGINKGTTADRTHITDIAPTISSLLGISFPNSATGNPIGKVLK, from the coding sequence ATGAAATTACTGAAATTCTCTTGTTTATTGATAGCACTGTTGACTGGAACTATCTCGCTTTCGCAGAAGCGAACTAACAACAATCAACCTGCCAAATCAGAGACTATTAACCAGTCGACTTACGATCCTGCAAATAGGCCAAATCTTGTCGTGGGAATTGTGGTGGATCAAATGAGATATGATTATCTAACGAGGTTCTATGATCGTTATAGCAATGATGGTTTTAAGCGATTAATGAAAGATGGTTTCAATGCCACAAACAATCACTACAATTATGTGCCTACTTATACCGCTCCAGGTCATGCCTCGATCTACACGGGAACAACGCCAGAAAACCATGGTATTATCGGGAATAATTGGTATGATAAATTCATAGATAAAACGATTTACAATGCAGATGATGCAGATGCAAACCCTATTGGGACGACCAGCGATGAAGGCAAAATGTCGCCACGTAAATTATTGAGTTCTACAGTAACAGATGAGTTGGAATTATTTACCCAGGGTCGAGCAAAAGTGATAGGGATTTCCATCAAGGATCGTGGTGCAATCTTGCCAGCAGGACATGCTGCAGATGCAGCCTATTGGTTTAGAGGTGGTGATGAGGGCATTTTCATTACCAGTGATTTTTACATGAACTCACTACCTAAATGGGTAACAGATTTCAATAGCAGTAAACCTGCAGAAAAGTATCTCAAACCGTGGGAAACACTATATCCAGTTGATAGTTACTTTGCTAGTGGGCCAGATCTCAACGATTTTGAACGTGCGCCGCGTGGCAAAGACACCGCAACATTTCCCTATGATTTAAAGCAATTAGCAGCTTCCAACGGTGACTACAACCTTATTAAATCAACACCTTATGGCAATACAATAGTTGCCGACTTTGCCATTGCCGCATTGGAAAACGAGCAGATGGGAAGGGATGTGATCACAGATTTTCTAGCGGTAAGTTTTTCCAGTACAGATTACGTAGGCCATCAATATGGAGTGAATTCGGTTGAAATTGAGGATACTTATTTACGTCTGGATAAAGATATAGCTAGATTACTAGAAGCATTAGATAAAAATGTTGGGAATGATAATTATACGGTATTTCTAACGGCAGATCATGGAGCCGTAAATGTTCCTGCCTATTTACAGCAGAATAAATTTAGCGCTGGCTATTTCGATGAACGCACTTTTGTAAAGCAAATGGATACGTTGAGTAGTGAAAAATTCCAAGTTCAAGGTTTGATCAAAAATGTAAGTAATGATCAGATCTTTTTTGACCAGTCGGTTTTAGAATCTGCAGGAATAGATGCTACAGATTTGCAGAACTATCTCGCTACGCAAATACGTAACTATCCTGGAGTCAATAAAGTTTTTACAAGAGATGCCATGGTTCATGGTAGTTTTACCAATGGTATGGCTGCGCTCATCCAAAAGGGATTCCATCATCAGCGCAGCGGTGATGTCATCTTTGTTCTGGATCCAGGAACTATAGTTTACCCTAACACAGGTAGTACGCACGGCAGTGCTCAAAGTTATGATACACACGTACCGTTGCTCTTTTACGGTAAGGGAATTAATAAAGGTACCACTGCTGATCGCACACATATTACAGATATCGCGCCTACCATATCGTCTTTGCTAGGTATAAGTTTTCCAAACAGCGCAACAGGTAATCCTATTGGCAAAGTTTTAAAGTAA
- a CDS encoding DUF389 domain-containing protein has protein sequence MEELKETNESQLEENQKAILGIWDNSKKFLNDLLDIREDSDRNETIESVRKDISFQGHNAWILIFSIFVASLGLNVSSTAVVIGAMLISPLMGPIVGMGLGVAINDARMLRRSLTNLGVMVILSLLAATLYFSLTPISEFTPELEARTAPNVLDVLVAIFGGLALIVAKAKKGTISNAIAGVAIATALMPPLCTAGYGIAEWNLAYFSGAMYLFSINTVFIGLSTYVVCKLLKFPMVKYANQKKRKRISFIATAVGIVVLAPSIYLFYKLYRVQVQKSAVQEFMDEYVQYDGVRSTSEYDPVEKKLDVVLFGASVPDVIIQQWTKKLESYPSLVDVNAQFYQGSGPIMDGNYEDIASIQEERIDDIKRLQDQGLIIGELQRELETIKSENRKFAFISEEAHLLYPELKSISYAPNISNKFNSKSMDTVDVFTVTYNDSLIAPLERLKVNSRLRQWLKYRMKSDSVMVQTAQASASGI, from the coding sequence ATGGAAGAACTAAAGGAAACCAACGAATCTCAATTAGAGGAAAACCAGAAGGCTATCCTGGGTATTTGGGATAATTCCAAAAAGTTTTTAAATGACTTGCTTGACATTAGAGAAGATTCTGATCGTAACGAGACCATAGAGTCTGTACGTAAGGATATTTCTTTTCAAGGTCACAACGCTTGGATTTTGATCTTCTCCATATTTGTGGCCTCATTGGGATTGAATGTGAGTTCGACTGCAGTGGTCATTGGTGCGATGTTAATTTCGCCACTTATGGGTCCTATTGTTGGAATGGGATTAGGTGTTGCGATAAACGATGCGCGTATGTTACGAAGGTCACTGACAAATCTTGGGGTCATGGTGATTTTATCATTATTGGCTGCAACGCTCTACTTTTCGTTAACTCCTATTTCTGAATTCACTCCAGAATTGGAAGCTAGAACAGCGCCTAACGTGCTGGATGTTTTGGTGGCCATATTTGGTGGATTAGCACTAATCGTTGCCAAGGCAAAAAAAGGAACCATATCAAATGCCATTGCTGGAGTTGCGATCGCAACAGCTTTGATGCCACCGTTGTGTACAGCGGGTTATGGTATAGCAGAATGGAATTTGGCTTACTTCAGTGGAGCGATGTATTTGTTTTCTATCAATACGGTTTTTATCGGGCTATCTACTTATGTGGTTTGTAAACTGTTGAAGTTTCCAATGGTTAAGTATGCCAACCAGAAGAAACGTAAACGAATTTCTTTTATCGCAACAGCAGTAGGTATCGTTGTGCTGGCTCCATCAATTTATTTGTTTTATAAACTTTATCGAGTTCAAGTGCAAAAAAGCGCTGTGCAAGAATTCATGGACGAATATGTCCAATATGATGGTGTTCGTTCAACATCTGAATATGATCCTGTAGAGAAAAAGTTGGACGTAGTTTTGTTTGGCGCATCTGTACCAGATGTCATCATTCAGCAATGGACTAAAAAGCTGGAATCATATCCATCGTTAGTTGATGTCAACGCTCAATTTTATCAAGGTTCTGGACCCATAATGGATGGGAATTACGAGGATATCGCTAGTATCCAAGAAGAACGCATTGATGACATCAAACGCTTACAAGATCAAGGTCTCATCATAGGTGAACTTCAAAGAGAATTGGAAACCATAAAAAGCGAAAACCGAAAATTTGCCTTTATCAGTGAAGAAGCTCATTTGCTCTATCCAGAGCTTAAGTCCATCTCCTATGCACCGAACATTTCCAATAAATTCAATTCAAAATCCATGGATACCGTTGATGTGTTTACAGTAACATACAACGATTCACTAATCGCTCCTTTGGAACGTTTGAAAGTAAATAGCCGATTAAGACAGTGGTTAAAATATAGAATGAAGTCTGACAGTGTGATGGTGCAAACCGCTCAAGCCAGCGCTTCTGGAATTTAA
- a CDS encoding SprT-like domain-containing protein, with product MSVLEKYLPATAVRPLTALLEVHQVHLKIVNERQTRHGDYRPLPDGSHKITINANLNTYRFLITLVHEIAHLVAFKKYGYRIKPHGLEWKKTFQQLMLPFLRPEVFPSNLLPVLARHFKNPKASSDTDAAMSVALKSFDQPTDKVYIFELEFGTYFITTAGRRFQRGKKLRKRYECLEVDTGKTYIFQPNVQVQLWKKI from the coding sequence ATGAGCGTACTTGAAAAATATCTTCCAGCAACTGCGGTACGACCGCTAACAGCCTTGCTGGAAGTTCATCAAGTTCATTTGAAGATTGTCAACGAGCGACAGACCAGACATGGTGACTATCGACCGTTGCCAGATGGTTCCCATAAAATCACTATAAACGCAAACTTAAATACCTATAGGTTTTTAATCACATTGGTACACGAGATTGCTCATTTGGTGGCATTCAAGAAATACGGTTACCGAATCAAACCACACGGACTTGAATGGAAAAAAACGTTCCAGCAATTAATGCTGCCGTTTTTGCGCCCAGAAGTTTTTCCATCAAACCTACTACCCGTTCTCGCTAGGCATTTCAAGAATCCTAAAGCCAGTAGTGATACAGATGCTGCCATGAGTGTAGCCCTCAAATCCTTTGATCAACCTACCGATAAGGTTTATATATTTGAATTGGAATTTGGCACCTACTTTATAACCACTGCAGGTCGCAGATTCCAGCGAGGTAAGAAGCTTAGAAAAAGGTATGAGTGTCTTGAGGTAGATACTGGAAAGACCTATATTTTTCAACCTAACGTACAAGTTCAATTATGGAAAAAGATATGA
- a CDS encoding MlaE family ABC transporter permease: MKIISHLGKYMIMLFEVFRRPTKGLVLKELILKELDDLIIRSIGITAFISFFMGAVVALQTSLNLDNPLIPKSLIGFAVRQSIILEFAPTIISIIMAGKVGSFITSSIGTMNVTEQIDALEVMGINPLNYLVFPKIIAMLFYPLLIALIMFIGILGGFMAAVYGDLVSAQDFIIGLQDNFVPYQVVYAFIKTLVFGLILATIPSYHGYYMKGGALEVGQAATTSFVWTCVAIIIANYLLTIILL, from the coding sequence ATGAAAATAATAAGCCACTTAGGTAAGTACATGATTATGCTCTTTGAGGTCTTTAGAAGGCCTACAAAGGGGTTGGTTCTCAAAGAACTGATTTTGAAAGAGCTGGACGATCTAATTATACGCTCCATCGGTATTACTGCGTTCATCTCCTTTTTTATGGGAGCTGTTGTCGCATTACAGACCTCGCTTAATCTAGACAATCCATTGATTCCTAAATCTCTAATAGGATTTGCTGTGCGTCAATCCATCATTCTGGAATTTGCACCTACTATTATATCTATCATTATGGCCGGTAAAGTTGGTTCATTTATTACTTCCAGTATAGGTACCATGAACGTAACAGAACAGATCGATGCACTTGAGGTTATGGGTATCAATCCATTGAATTACCTGGTATTTCCTAAAATCATAGCAATGCTTTTTTATCCACTGCTGATAGCTTTGATAATGTTTATTGGTATTTTGGGTGGTTTCATGGCGGCCGTTTACGGTGATCTGGTGAGCGCACAAGATTTTATCATCGGTTTGCAGGATAATTTTGTTCCATACCAAGTCGTATATGCGTTTATTAAGACACTGGTGTTTGGTTTGATACTGGCCACGATCCCTAGTTACCACGGCTACTACATGAAAGGTGGCGCACTTGAAGTAGGTCAGGCTGCAACAACTTCTTTTGTTTGGACTTGTGTCGCGATCATCATCGCTAACTACTTATTGACCATTATACTATTATGA
- a CDS encoding mannose-1-phosphate guanylyltransferase — protein MSNKYAVLMAGGVGSRFWPVSRKTFPKQFHDMLGLGKSLLQTTYERVLEQVPNQNILILTNADYVGLVKEQLPQILKQNIVAEPAMRNTAPCILLAALKIQKMNRDAIMIVSPSDSHIENNEQFQNDLKTAFSFCENNNEALMTLGIEPDTPNTGFGYIEYIQSDEPVKRVKQFKEKPNLGTAQSYLKAGNYLWNSGTFIWSVDGVLSAFAKAEPTLYKLFEKGISSYNEPEEEAFLNENYEKAEDISIDYAVMERSDNVFTLPVDFGWNDVGTWGSLYGRLKKDDADNAVVNAQLTARDASGNMIRTSPDKKVIVQGLENYIIVDEDDVLMIMPISADQDIKEIRKNAIATYGKKMS, from the coding sequence ATGAGTAATAAATACGCAGTTTTAATGGCTGGTGGTGTAGGATCTAGATTCTGGCCGGTCAGTAGAAAAACGTTTCCAAAGCAATTTCATGACATGTTGGGATTGGGCAAATCATTGTTGCAAACTACTTATGAAAGAGTATTAGAGCAGGTTCCTAATCAAAATATATTGATCCTCACAAATGCAGATTACGTTGGTCTTGTCAAGGAACAATTACCCCAAATTCTAAAACAAAACATAGTGGCAGAACCTGCGATGCGTAACACGGCACCATGCATATTGCTAGCAGCTCTCAAGATTCAAAAGATGAATCGTGATGCCATTATGATTGTCTCGCCCAGTGATAGTCACATAGAAAATAATGAGCAATTCCAGAACGATTTGAAAACAGCCTTTTCATTTTGTGAGAATAATAATGAAGCGCTGATGACTCTGGGTATAGAGCCAGATACGCCCAACACTGGATTTGGTTACATTGAGTATATTCAGAGTGACGAGCCAGTTAAAAGAGTGAAACAGTTCAAGGAAAAACCCAATTTAGGGACGGCACAATCTTATCTTAAAGCAGGAAACTATCTTTGGAATTCGGGTACTTTTATCTGGTCTGTGGATGGTGTATTGTCAGCTTTCGCGAAAGCGGAACCAACATTATACAAGTTGTTTGAGAAGGGAATTTCTAGTTACAATGAACCTGAGGAGGAAGCTTTTCTAAATGAAAATTATGAAAAAGCTGAGGACATATCGATTGACTACGCGGTGATGGAAAGAAGCGATAATGTATTTACATTGCCGGTTGATTTTGGTTGGAATGACGTGGGAACTTGGGGTAGTTTATATGGAAGACTGAAAAAGGATGATGCAGATAATGCTGTTGTAAATGCACAACTTACAGCGCGCGATGCAAGTGGAAACATGATCAGAACATCGCCAGATAAGAAAGTAATCGTGCAAGGTCTTGAGAATTATATTATTGTGGATGAAGATGATGTTTTGATGATTATGCCTATTTCTGCAGATCAAGACATTAAAGAAATACGGAAAAACGCAATTGCCACCTACGGTAAAAAAATGTCATAA